One Peromyscus leucopus breed LL Stock chromosome 20, UCI_PerLeu_2.1, whole genome shotgun sequence genomic region harbors:
- the LOC119086371 gene encoding endogenous retrovirus group K member 13-1 Env polyprotein-like, protein MMLEKRPNHTQPKAIGLRACISYPNALLLAQSSFVNISQDGNSFRIICSSCKLTNCITSSEPKDLGTVIMVRRPPFVMLPVELGPEPWYDNSALQVLNTLRDLIRPKRFVAALILGITALISIITTYAVATTALVQEIHTAHYVNTLNKNVTMALLEQEAIDKKLESKINVLEEVVLALGQNISNLKTTMFARCHGNFKSICVTPLPYNTSQPWEKVKAHLQGAWQDTDITHDLDALQKDISAMSQAHLQIGGLQDLASKIKKKNQRFKSNGLATIFYSHWSAYFTGGAFIFLFPCLIKCLYTSVKTVQQDVFELHFKNRKGGTATPTAVTPV, encoded by the coding sequence ATGATGCTAGAGAAAAGACCTAACCATACTCAACCAAAGGCCATTGGTCTTCGAGCCTGCATATCCTACCCTAATGCTTTACTCTTGGCACAATCTTCCTTTGTTAATATTTCACAAGATGGTAATTCATTTCGGATAATTTGTAGTTCTTGTAAATTAACAAATTGTATCACTTCCTCGGAGCCGAAAGATTTGGGAACTGTGATTATGGTTCGGCGACCTCCTTTTGTCATGTTGCCTGTGGAACTAGGCCCTGAGCCTTGGTATGATAATTCAGCCTTACAAGTATTGAATACTTTGAGAGATTTGATTCGGCCAAAACGGTTTGTTGCTGCATTAATTTTGGGCATTACTGCATTAATTTCTATAATTACTACTTATGCTGTTGCAACTACAGCTCTAGTTCAAGAAATTCATACTGCTCATTATGTGAATACTCTTAATAAGAATGTCACTATGGCCCTTTTAGAACAAGAAGCTATAGATAAAAAATTAGAgtcaaaaattaatgttttagaaGAAGTGGTTTTAGCCTTAGGACAAAATATTTCTAACCTTAAGACCACAATGTTTGCTCGCTGCCATGGTAATTTTAAGTCCATCTGTGTTACTCCATTACCTTATAATACTTCTCAGCCTTGGGAAAAGGTCAAGGCCCACCTGCAAGGTGCCTGGCAAGATACAGATATTACTCATGATTTAGATGCACTTCAGAAAGACATCTCAGCTATGAGTCAGGCTCACTTACAAATAGGGGGTTTACAAGACctagcttcaaaaataaaaaaaaagaatcaaagattTAAATCCAATGGATTGGCTACAATATTTTATAGTCATTGGAGTGCTTATTTTACTGGTggtgctttcatttttctctttccctgtctcaTTAAATGTCTCTATACTTCTGTAAAAACAGTGCAACAGGACGTGTTTgagcttcattttaaaaacagaaaagggggaacTGCTACGCCCA
- the C20H8orf33 gene encoding UPF0488 protein C8orf33 homolog, giving the protein MAESGHPAREAPAASSRRTRRAPRRPRLPGPASGASDPPLLSSVQPACESATRAPGNTVSMKQKKKKIPNRVSGTNGDEKTSEKPVLDEAPPSAEAQAEQLARELAWCVEQLELGLKTQRPTPKQKEQAVGAIRTLRSEKTPLPRKRQLMRSLFGDYRAQMDAEWREALRALKTAPHSAQVQLVGEAARKKSGKVCRPRAVGRTKAAVDSTGEEFRFNFF; this is encoded by the exons ATGGCG GAGTCAGGGCATCCTGCTCGGGAGGCACCAGCAGCCTCCAGCCGGAGAACTCGACGTGCTCCGCGCAGACCCCGGCTCCCCGGCCCGGCTTCCGGTGCCTCAGACCCACCCCTTCTCAGTTCAGTGCAACCTGCTTGTGAGTCCGCCACCAGAGCGCCAGGCAACACAGTGTCGATgaagcaaaagaagaagaaaatcccGAATAGGGTCTCTGGGACAAATGGAGACGAAAAGACCTCCGAGAAACCTGTCCTAGACGAAGCTCCCCCCAGTGCTGAGGCCCAG GCCGAGCAGCTGGCGAGGGAGCTGGCCTGGTGTGTGGAACAGCTGGAGCTGGGTCTCAAGACGCAGAGACCCACCCCCAAGCAGA AAGAGCAGGCTGTTGGGGCAATCCGAACCTTGCGCAGTGAAAAAACGCCCTTGCCCCGGAAGAGACAGCTGATGCGCTCCTTGTTTGGGGACTACAGGGCTCAAATGGATGCTGAATGGCGGGAAGCCCTGAGGGCTCTCAAGACTG CTCCCCACTCAGCCCAGGTACAGCTTGTAGGCGAGGCGGCCAGAAAGAAGAGTGGAAAGGTCTGCAGGCCTCGTGCAGTGGGAAGAACCAAGGCCGCTGTGGACTCGACTGGTGAAGAGTTTCGGTTCAATTTCTTCTAG